The nucleotide sequence TAGTTAGCATCACAAACTGCCATTAACACAATgctgaatgtttttttataattgaagaAACTGGTCCCAGTATTGTAAGGAGCTTGTACAACGATGTGCTTTCCATCAATCGCCCCGAAACAATTCGGCATATTCCACAACTCTTGGAAATCTCGTGAGTACCTTCTGAAATCGTCAGCAGTAGGTCTTGGCAAACATATAGGCGATAACTTGTCCCATATAATCTTACAAGTGTCACGGATAACTTTGCTCACAGTTGATTTTGACACGTAAAAGTTCCATGCAACAGTTTGCATACTGCAACCATGAGCAAgataactataaaataaaatattcgtaaaataaaatatgttataatagtttaaaaaaacacataaatcattgaaagtattacaaaatatacttactACAAAGTAATACATAATCGATGTTCCGGCGATAGAGGCTCTCAAATACTTCTCTTTGTCAGAGACTCTTGTACTAATTCTAATAGTCTTTCGAATTGTAAAACAGTCATTCTagtaaatttgaaaaactgTTCATCGTCATTGTCTTTCATAAATTGAAAGAGAGTATGAAAATGGCCTTTTTGCTTCCGCTGTAATAACATTGGCCGAACCCAATATTTTCGTTTaaccttttcttctttttccggAATAAGTGCAGAATTACCGCAACTAAGTTAATAGCCACAAGAGCTGTTTTTCTAACACGGTAAATATCCATTATAGCGAAATTTCTGCACTTTGTAAAAGTTAACACAGAGGTTAGAATCGATTCAAAGACGAATTCGCGTTATGGATTTACGGTTCTTTATGTTACGTTTCGTTACGATTATGGGCTGTCATTGTAGACGATAGGAGGCGATTTCTTACGGTTACGGTCTTACGGTTAGGGTTAGGTTTACGGATCTCCATTGGACCCGCGCCTTAAGGCGTACATATTGGAAAAGTACTCTTAATATTATCTCTTATTTATAAGGCACGTTTTCTTTCTTGTGACCGATGTGTTCTAATGACCTCTTACCCGCCTTTTCACGTATTTGAAATAGCTGTTTACTAGAGCCACGAGTGACTGCGTTCAgcaaaacatttcttttactACGAGTGCGTTCAGACAACACAACAGTTGCACAACGGTTGAGTAATTTGTCAAcgtaaaggtggaagcacataaaattgcaggagccataagcagaaagcagaagccatatgcgcatgcgctgtgtatggaccaaccaattttcttatgcttacgcattatgcgttgtgcagaaatGTGTGCTCCTCGCTTAAGGAATAAggcatctcactttaatgtacacgtgtactgaagtgagatgcgacattccctTAGTcgtatactacgtttacgcgagcgttaagccccttgcacaatgccagacaacaggcaataggaacaggaaataaccaaaaaatcgttaaggAGGTTCTACAGGTACTCTCTAGTCAGTTGAGAGATGAAGagaaaatcttcaaattcATCGATTCtaagtattcataaaatattttcgtgaattttgatGACGTTAGAGCTTATATCATACCCATATTAGTCGAAAcgaggaataattaaaaatatcgtgtaagtgCTCTTTTGACTCTGGCGGCTTataatggaagaaaatgtGGTAACGTCGCGAACTTGACAGTTCTGCTCATATGACCGTGGTAATTTCACAgtttcacataattctagagCGAGTACTTCTCTGTAAGCGCTCGTAAACGTTAGGTGCTTAAGTTTGAGGTGCTGTCATACTGTAATGCTGTACTGGCTGTACACTTTTCGCGCGGGTGCAGTCGCTGCGACATTGCCAAATCTCCCTTGTTATTCGAAGCACGCTACGTGAACTGTGATATGGCCTGTTTCAATAgccaatatcacaaaattttacgcgataacccttgtttttctcgatatttctgaaaagGTTAGTTTAAGATCTATAAAAGCTCCGTTTTTTGAATCTCTGGTAGGTcgcttttatataattaatatctcgttTCCTGTCTCCAAGAGCCCCTCTGCCATATGTAGCTTATGTTAAAAACTgtgatttcaaaattcatttttgcaaatttttacacgGTAACCGAtgctaaaatttttcgagcacTTTTCTCGCATCTCAATTTATACGTTCATAaagttttttccaatttttagatacattCATTGTCTGTAGAACCTccttaattacaacctaaaaaattcgaatgctatgattggttggcaacaggcaataggcacagaatttccaacgtgacggaaactttatttctgtaataacttacgataattcctttgCGTAAACggaattttgtagtaacttacgataatttactccgcgtaaacgggtgaattattataagtcactacagaagtaacgctcgcgtaaacgtagtaccagtctacaataggtgttttaagccctaagaaattgaccaatcacagtcaattattctcctcaaattcaactgtgattgaacaatttttaaggcttagggcttaaaacacctattgtagaccgggacttattccttattcctttatcttattctttatttttgtcattgtGTCTTAGCcctaaggctgagtttccactgagcgcgttatgcgtcgcgtcgtctgtcgttaaccaatctaaacatcccgtcacaagtaatgtaataaaatgggatgttttgattggttaacttgtgataACGCGACGCATGACGcactcagtggaaactcagtcTAATTGGTCTAGATTTTGGGATATAAAGCTTTGTGTAcacgatactagaaatcggtccaagtttcggtttaagccaatgaaactgctgcttttctgtaagagctgcaagttgattggcttaaaccgaaactcggaccgatttctagtatcgtgTACAAAAGGCTTTAGTAAAGGCCAATAATCATTAAGGTGCTATTTTATGTTGACGCttgacgctcattttcagcgagcaaaaatctttagaaataatatattttatttatatagatatataaatttatttatatatataaaaaaataaaaaatattatttttagggTCACGTGGCTTCGCTTTGACGCTATTAAGGTCAAGAAATGAAGTTGAATTTATTCAACATTCAGCGTTGACGCTAAAGCTGGCCACACACACTTTTCGTAGAACGTAACAGTaagatttcgaccaatcgcgttgctcgattcgaAAACGTACGGCCGTACAACcccgaatataataaataaaatacggagtAAAGTGCAGTTTAACACTTAGTGCATAAAGTGCACCTGAGTGCATCTGAGTTTGCCTGGGTTTCCTGCCGACCCTTAATAACTTGTAAATTATCTAGTAACTTTAGTCCTAGTGACTTTTTGGTGACTCAACGCTCATGTGCCGTTCTTAGTTCGACGTATGATATAGGCTGCATTCgaggagcgcgctattagcgctattgcatcattctgtctttatcgctcatcaggtgtaaaacaaggatagaacaagcaaatagcgctaatagcgcgctccccgaatccaGCCATATATGTAAAGtgttaaatagtaaataaacaGATGTTTATCTGCAACGTTCATGTATGTAccgagagaaacctgagagcggccaccgggatcattccgttccagcggacgtatactgacgcgccgcctgagaaagtggacgtcaactacgtcgttacgctcggtaacggtacacacatggttcgtgtccgtgctatggttcgtgtccgaactattcagatggaggggatatgctggtcgcgcaagccCCTCTTCTGTTCGTGTAcgctcggcactcggcaagcttcgagcggggagagaaggacagacatacgatctactgtctctttttttcttgagcTGGGACattgccggcgcggcgttgccgtTAGCACGCGCCGGCTATACCACAATGCCACGCATTTCGGTTtcgcgtctcgtgtctcgtgtctcgccgagtgccgagtctcgagttggcaaattgacgatgcgctatacgttacatttgcgtttatatttacaaattttattttttatatttataaataaatatatatatgtatatatattagaagtTTATAATATACAGGGTGCCCCTGAATTCTTGgtacttttttcatatttagatAGAGCGAGCCAAACTGAGTCGAAAAGTCATGtaccattttgcaattttcgcaATAGTTGACGagttattaatgattaaaaatcgcCGTATTAGCCCGCCCTCCGCCAAATCCAAGCGCGCGGCGAGATGCGGCCGCCCCGCGGTCGGCGCGCGGGCAGTTGTTTACTACGAGCGGCGCGTAACGCCGGGCCCCTGTCCTAAGCGATGATagtttctctccttttttttaaatagaaataaaattttctaacaacatagaacatttttttgtgcgtacgtatgtacatacgtgtgtacatgcatacagaaaaatatcaattgtgCTGCTTAAAAAAGCGATTActcaatttacttttttttttttttagtaagtaACGGTTGTctttaagaaagaatattttcttgataatagtcttaaaatgtacaaattttagaaagagtCTTTATCATGTGCTATGTACTCGaaagaagaatttatattccttcaaagaacataataaaattttatcaaagaaaagtcaaaataataaataaagtaatatgagGACCCTCGAGATTAAAATAGGAGAAGGCTATGACGGTCAGACGCAGATCACAGTgcgtaatatcagaaataagTGATTTATTCGTCGTTTTGATACATTACATCGATccgtacgtttcggctcagttttgagccatcttcagcggtAGTTACAGAAATTAAGTTACACGTTCTCCGTACCGTATGGTGAGTTTACTGATTCAAAGTATCAGAAACATAGACCAATTGATCCATATCtgtaaatttgttcaattaatgttgagatattaaaaagatccCTTAGGAAACTCACCATTCGGTCTGAAAAACGTGGAATACAGAGCcatgtatacataataaatactcTCTGCGAGAAGTTTTGACGATCTTATCGACACGACACATGCACAGCAATGATATGAAAGGTTTGCAAGAAGAGGCATGTCGTAGGTCAACACACCGGCGAGGATTATAACAAAGCACGATTTGACACCGTCTCAAAATGACACGGATTTTTTGCATCATGCATATGTCACGGTTTTGAGCAAATTGTAATCCATGCTCATGAACTTTGGTCGTTGGCAAATCGGGGTTTTACTATTGGTACATGCAATATTGTGACGGTGTCAAATCGTGCTTTGTTATAATCCTCGCCGGTGTGTTGATCTACGACATGCTTCTTCTTGCAAGACCTTTCATATTATTGTGTGTCGTGTCGACAAGATCGTCAAGTCTTCTCGCAGAGAATAGATATTCATTATGTACGCATGGCTCTGTATTCCATGTTTTTCAGACCGAATGGTGAAGTTTCCTAAGGGATCTTCTTAATATCTCAAcattaattgaacaaatttacaGATATGGATCAATTGGTCTATGTTTCTGATACTTTGAATCAGTAAACTCACCATACGGTACGGAGATCGTGTAACTTAACTTCTGTAACTActgctgaagatggctcaaagctgagccgaaacgtacggATCGATGTAATGTATCAAAACGACGAATAAATCagttatttctgatattacgcACTGTGATCTGCGTCTGACCCTCATAGCCTTGACTTCTcctatcaaaataattagcaaattaaatttttgttttaattttatattcttaactGAAGAACTGAATAATTAGaatgtagaatattatttattttaagtaatattatcaagaaaacattttttgtaaagatCATCGTTATActtaaaagaagagaaaactgAGTAATTGGTTTTCTTAGCActagaatgatatttttttactcgtGCGTATACGGCACGccattttactatttaatatcatcataaaaattctatcaaattaaatcgatacttaaagaaaagaaattattattatgtctagacatacttataatttatcgaattattattaagctataattgaaaatgcagaattacaattatgtctagacaaaatattaattctgaatttattttacgttatgacataaaaaattttcgggaattaaaattatgtacataattgtaATTCCCGAATTTTACTTATGTACGCAATTTTAATActtgaatttctattatgtacaCACAATCGTAATTCTggaattactttttttcttttggtaAGTAACGGGGTTctttaagaaagaatattttcttgataataatcttaaaatgtattcatcacaaattttagaaaaagtctTTATCATGTActggaaaaagaattatactccttcaaaaaacattatactattttatcaaagaaaagtcaaaataataagcaaatcaaattttgttttaatttatatttttaattgaatagttaaacaattagaatttagaatattatttgttttaagtaAAGAGAGTGATGAgtgtattttaagattattataaaaatgaaatattctttgCGAAGATGACCGTTAAAAGAAGGGAAATGGAGTAATTGGTTTTCTTAGCactagaataatattttttgcgtgTGAATTGTGCATGAATAGCAATCGCGATATAAGATCGCGagccaaaaaataatttttttttctgtggcaAGAAAATGATAGAGCGCTATCATTTCCACACCACCTTGCGGTAGATAGcatggcgcatttttttttaagtggtaTCCCCAGTAGGTCTAATCCactttgcattaaaatattttcatattttaatgtaagaacTGTTCGAAGTGCCTTCCTCCTTCTCGTATACAGAGTTCGGCCCTTCGAATGATATTGCGCGTCGAGCGGTGCGCCATTTCCGGCGTGATGGTACCGAAAGCTGCGAGAATTTCTTCTCGTACCTCAGCTTCTGTACCACCACGCCTGTGCTCGATTAAATCTTTGATGTAACCCCAAACGAAATAGTCGAGCACGTTAAGATCCGGCGACCGCGCCGGCCAAATTATTGGTCCACCTCGACCCATCCATCTACCCGGATATCGCGCGTCTAAAACATTTCGCGCCTGTCGCGAAAAATGCGCGGGAGCCCCGTCGTGCTGGAAAATGAGCTCTTCCCGTTCACGAAGGGGAACGTCTTCGAGAAGACCGGGCAACTCATGTTCCAGAAACCGCGCGTAAACTTCCCCGGTTAAACGTGGCGGGAGAATGTAGGGACCGATCTGAAAATCATAGAAAGAGtgtaatttgaaaaaactGTGAGGGATACAAAGACGGACTTTTTTAACTCATAAACTTACTACTTACAATTCGGTTCGCTTTTATTCCTGCCCAAACATTTATCGACCAGCGATATTGGAACGCGCCTTGGCGAATGGCGTGCGGATTTTCACCTctccataataaaaaattatgggaGTTAAACACTCCATTTGGTGTGAAGGTCGCTTCGTCCGTCCACAGGATGCGGTCGGGGAAAAGAGCGTTCCGCCGACACTGCGCGAGGAACCCTGTGGTGTATTTCgccgataattaatatttgttaaaagcaGCGTAAACATTAAAGAAAGATGATAAAAGTACCTTCACAATAATAGATGCGCTGCTCTGCATCTCTTGCAAGAAGTTGCTGCACCCGTTGATAATGATACGGGTGCAATCCGTCCTGACGTAGAACCCGATGTACGACGCTTTGGGAGAGACCAAGCATACCAGCGACACGGCGTATGGTAGGTCGTCTCTGGGGGTTCTCGGGATCGTCCTCGAAATCCTCGAATATTTGGAGGATTCTTTCTTCGTCGACTACGCGACGTTGCAACGGCGCACCAGCATTTCGCCAATTGGGCATAAGAGATCCTGTCTCTCTGGCGCGTCGGACACATCCCAAAATCACGTTGTATCCGGGATGTCGTTCACGCTCGGGGAATCGTTCCGCGTAGAGTCGAACGGCGGCACGGACGTTTTCTCCAGCCATTCCATACGTAATTAGCATATCTGTATACTCTTGAGCAGTATACATTTTCtcacaatttatcaaaatattagcGAGAATGCACGCACGTCGGACGCTTAGGTACGACTCGTGGAGCGACAAACAACAACGTTtgcaaaatatcttttgttttaaCGTTGTTGTTTGTCGCTCCACGAGTCGTACCTAAGCGTCCGACGTGCGTGCATTCTCgctaatattttgataaattgtgaGAAAATGTATACTGCTCAAGAGTATACAGATATGCTAATTACGTATGGAATGGCTGGAGAAAACGTCCGTGCCGCCGTTCGACTCTACGCGGAACGATTCCCCGAGCGTGAACGACATCCCGGATACAACGTGATTTTGGGATGTGTCCGACGCGCCAGAGAGACAGGATCTCTTATGCCCAATTGGCGAAATGCTGGTGCGCCGTTGCAACGTCGCGTAGTCGACGAAGAAAGAATCCTCCAAATATTCGAGGATTTCGAGGACGATCCCGAGAACCCCCAGAGACGACCTACCATACGCCGTGTCGCTGGTATGCTTGGTCTCTCCCAAAGCGTCGTACATCGGGTTCTACGTCAGGACGGATTGCACCCGTATCATTATCAACGGGTGCAGCAACTTCTTGCAAGAGATGCAGAGCAGCGCATCTATTATTGTGAAGGTACTTTTATCATCTTTCTTTAATGTTTACGCtgcttttaacaaatattaattatcggcGAAATACACCACAGGGTTCCTCGCGCAGTGTCGGCGGAACGCTCTTTTCCCCGACCGCATCCTGTGGACGGACGAAGCGACCTTCACACCAAATGGAGTGTTTAACtcccataattttttattatggagAGGTGAAAATCCGCACGCCATTCGCCAAGGCGCGTTCCAATATCGCTGGTCGATAAATGTTTGGGCAGGAATAAAAGCGAACCGAATTGTAAGTAGTAAGTTTATGAGTTAAAAAAGTCCGTCTTTGTATCCCTCACagttttttcaaattacaCTCTTTCTATGATTTTCAGATCGGTCCCTACATTCTCCCGCCACGTTTAACCGGGGAAGTTTACGCGCGGTTTCTGGAACATGAGTTGCCCGGTCTTCTCGAAGACGTTCCCCTTCGTGAACGGGAAGAGCTCATTTTCCAGCACGACGGGGCTCCCGCGCATTTTTCGCGACAGGCGCGAAATGTTTTAGACGCGCGATATCCGGGTAGATGGATGGGTCGAGGTGGACCAATAATTTGGCCGGCGCGGTCGCCGGATCTTAACGTGCTCGACTATTTCGTTTGGGGTTACATCAAAGATTTAATCGAGCACAGGCGTGGTGGTACAGAAGCTGAGGTACGAGAAGAAATTCTCGCAGCTTTCGGTACCATCACGCCGGAAATGGCGCACCGCTCGACGCGCAATATCATTCGAAGGGCCGAACTCTGTATACGAGAAGGAGGAAGGCACTTCGAACAgttcttacattaaaatatgaaaatattttaatgcaaagtGGATTAGACCTACTGGGGAtaccacttaaaaaaaaatgcgccatgCTATCTACCGCAAGGTGGTGTGGAAATGATAGCGCTCTATCATTTTCTtgccacagaaaaaaaaattattttttggctCGCGATCTTATATCGCGATTGCTATTCATGCACAATTCAcacgcaaaaaatattattctagtGCTAAGAAAACCAATTACTCCATTTCCCTTCTTTTAACGGTCATCTTCGcaaagaatatttcatttttataataatcttaaaatacacTCATCACTCTCTTtacttaaaacaaataatattctaaattctaattgtttaactattcaattaaaaatataaaattaaaacaaaaatttgatttgcttattattttgacttttctttgataaaatagtataatgttttttgaaggagtataaattcttttttccagTACATGATAAagactttttctaaaatttgtgatgaatacattttaagattattatcaagaaaatattctttcttaaagAACCCCGTTACTtaccaaaagaaaaaaagtaattccAGAATTACGATTGTGtgtacataatagaaattcaagTATTAAAATTGCGTACATAAGTAAAATTCGGGAATtacaattatgtacataattttaattcccgaaaattttttatgtcataacgtaaaataaattcagaattaatattttgtctagacataattttaattctgcattTTCAATTACAGCTTAACAATAATTCGATGAATTATAAGTAAGTCTAgacacataataataatttcttttctttaagtatcgatttaatttgatagaatttttatgatgatattaaatagtaaaatggCGTGCCGTATACGCAcagagtaaaaaaatatcattctagTGCTAAGAAAACCAATTACTCAGTTTTCTCTTCTTTAAGTATAAACGatgatctttataaaaaatgttttcttgataatattacttaaaataaataatattctacattCTAATTATTCAGTTCTTCagttaagaatataaaattaaaacaaacatttgatttgctaattattttgataggACAAGTCAAGGCTATGAGGGTCAGACGCAGATCACAGTgcgtaatatcagaaataactGATTTATTCGTCGTTTTGATACATTACATCGATccgtacgtttcggctcagctttgagccatcttcagcagTAGTTACAGAAGTTAAGTTACACGATCT is from Temnothorax longispinosus isolate EJ_2023e chromosome 10, Tlon_JGU_v1, whole genome shotgun sequence and encodes:
- the LOC139820862 gene encoding uncharacterized protein, whose amino-acid sequence is MAGENVRAAVRLYAERFPERERHPGYNVILGCVRRARETGSLMPNWRNAGAPLQRRVVDEERILQIFEDFEDDPENPQRRPTIRRVAGMLGLSQSVVHRVLRQDGLHPYHYQRVQQLLARDAEQRIYYCEGFLAQCRRNALFPDRILWTDEATFTPNGVFNSHNFLLWRGENPHAIRQGAFQYRWSINVWAGIKANRIIGPYILPPRLTGEVYARFLEHELPGLLEDVPLREREELIFQHDGAPAHFSRQARNVLDARYPGRWMGRGGPIIWPARSPDLNVLDYFVWGYIKDLIEHRRGGTEAEVREEILAAFGTITPEMAHRSTRNIIRRAELCIREGGRHFEQFLH